CTCTTAAAGAGAAGGCAGACTCTTGCTGTCTTTCTTACACTCGCCATAATTGGGGCTCTACTTTTCATACCCCAAGCATCAGCAATCACGGTTGCGGTAAGCGGGATAACAAGTGGCGAAACTATAACGCGTGGCGAGGTTAGGAGTCTGACGTTCACCATCACTATAGAAAGCGGAGAGCGGGTACCCATACAAAAGATACGAGTCGTAGTAGATGGGAGCACATATTCAGCGGAGCCGACAGGCGGCTCTTTAGATCCGAGCAACGCGATAATTCCAAGCATTTCGTCTCCGAGCTATCCAGCTGGCTATGGATACGGATATGGTTACCTTTATGGTTACGGGTATAGTTATGGGTATGGTTACGGCTATGGCTACGGTTATCCCTATGGCTATGGTTACGGGTTTGTAGGGCCCACTCAAATACGATACACGGCTCTGCTCTACACAGCGAATTTGGGTTTAGGTCCTCACAGTTTGAGGGTTGAGGTTGAAACTGGTCTTCAACCAACAGGCGTTTTCTCCTCTCAAACTATATCGTTTACCATAGTGGCTCCTCCGCCTGTTCCTCCGGCCCCGCCAGCTCCTCCATCAGCCGCTGAGCTCGAGGCTCTGCCGCCTGAAGAGAGGGCTGCGAAGCTTCTCCAAGTGAGTACTGAGGATGCTGCCCGCAGGGTTGAGGAGATGAGTGTGGATAAGGCTGCTGAAGCGATTAGAGTCATGAACGCTACCGCTGCCGCTAAGATACTCAACCTAGTTAACACAACTAGGCTAGCTGCAATCCTCACCACGCTCCCACTCAACCACAGCGCTCAAGTTACACTCGAGCTCAAAGTCGATAGGGCTGCAGAAGCTGTTCTCACCATGAATGTAACTACTGCAGCGCAGCTCATCCAAACCACTGTTACGATTAACATAACAAGGACCGCGCAGATCGTCGATACGATGGTGGCTGTAAATGTCACCCGCGCCGCTGCGATCGTGGAGCAGCTGCCTACAGAGACCTTGGTGAATCTACTAGTCGAGATAACTAGGCTACCATCAACGCCTGAGAAAGCCGCTAAGCTGTTAGATGCGATGAGTTTGTCGAAGGCTGTTGACGCTGTGAAGACGCTTATAGCGTCTGATAAGCTGCAGACACTCGCCCAGATATTTGCCCACGTTTCAACACCACGCCTTAACGACATATTCAAGCAGCTCACATCAGCCGAGAGGCTAAGAGCACTACCTTATCTTGATGCGGCAACCCAAGCTAGGCTTAAGCACGTGAAAGCCTCTTTCACAGTGGAGAAGGTCGAGGCCCAACCAGGCGCTTCAGTAAAGATCACGCTACAGCTATCAGCAACCCAACCCATACCCGAAGGCGCAGTCACATTCAATGTACCCACAGCATTCAAGACAAAGGCCATCTCCGTAGAGGGGCTTGGAGCAGCGAGCAGAGAAGATGGCAGACTCGTAGTAACCAAATCAGCCGCTCAACCATCCTACTCAACCGCAACTGTAACATTCGACTTGGTGGTTCCGCTCAACGCAAGCGTATCTGTCGGACAAATAGTGAACGTGGCTGTATCGGTTGATGTGCCAGACTTCGCAGTGAGCTTCGACACACCAACAACCATCAGCATAACTGTGGTCAAGCCTACGGTGCAGAGCATATTCAGCGCACTCAACTCATACTTCGACAAAACCGTGAGCGGATACACTGAGGGTAGGGTGCCTGTGAAGCAGGACATCTACGCCCTACTCGACTTCTACTTCAGAGGGAGGGTTGACTAGGATGAATACGCTATCGTTTAATAACTCAACCACACATACCTCTGCGGGTAAGATCATGAAGGCTTCAACCTACCTGCTACTCACCCTTCTGATTCTCGCATCCGCCCTAACGCTCACACCAAAAGCATATTCGCAAGCAGCGTCTGTCACATTTCAGCTCCAAGACGGCTCGGTGAAGGTCGAAGTCACAAGCTCAGTTGATGTACACCAATTCCAACTCTCAATAACCCTACCACCTGGAGCATCCCTAGACACAACCAAAGCAGCTCTCACAGGCTTCATGCAGAACTCAATCCCACTCAGCACAGGAAACGAGTACAGATGGTTCAACCTAGACGCAACACCCTCTAAAACAGGCTCACTAACAGTACCAGCAACAGGGTTAAGTGCCGAGAACAGACCCCAGCTGATAAGGCTTGATCTACTCGACGCGCAGGGAAACAGAATCGAGCTGCTGCAGACCCTACCCCTAACCGCAACACTAGCACCCGTAACCGTCACAACCACGGTCACAGAGACCCGAACTGCCACGGTCACATCAACCGTAACCCAACCAACCACAGTAACAGTCACAACAACACGAACAGCAACGATCACTCAACCAACCACTACAACCATAACATCGACAATCACCCAACCGACAACAACCACCCTAACCTCAACACAAACAGTGACAAAGACAGAAGCCAGAACCGTAACACAGACAACAACACTAACCACAACAAGAACGGAAGTATCAACCACAACAGCGATCAAAGAAGTAGCGGTAGACGCAACGCTCTACATAGTAACCATCGTGATCCTCATCATAATAATCATCATACTCGCCATCCTACTCATCAGACGCAGAAGAACCTAACCCAACAACCCCCCTTTTTTACCTTAGAAACAGGGCGTGACGCTAGGTTTCAGTTTAAGAGCGGATTCGAGAGAAGGCTAAGGTAAATGAGGGGATCTAGGTCAAGATGAGGGTTGATGGAATAACAATAATCATCGAGCCGATCGAATCGATGCCTATGAAGCCTTCAAGACGGAGACGGGTAGCGAAAACCATATGGACGCCAACATACCCGTCTACTGGCTTTGCAAACCTTTAGCGAAAAAGCCTACTAATGTATAAAGAGGGTTAAAGAAGCCCCGAATAGAAAATACGCAGCCTCCACCCCAACAATATACGTCTGGAGGCAAGGTGATGCTCGGCTCAACTTCACCCCAGTATTCGACAACCATTTCTCATTCGTGCTTGCGTTGATTCTGTTTGGTTTAGGTATACCAGATACATACACAGCTTCATCTTTTTGATGACCTCTGTAAATCCTCTTTTACTAGGGTTCTTTGAGGCTACTTACAAAGCAAGAAGGTGTCTATTTTGCTTCGCTGCCTGTTCGCTGCAATATACCTATATATTTGTAGATGATATACGGTTATAGGTGGGGCATATGAGCGAGACTACAACTATAAGGGTTTCCAAAAGGACATTGAGGATGTTGGAGAAGCTGCGTCAAAAGCTTGGAGCATCGACTCTTGACGAAACCATAAAGCTGTTCATCTCGTGGCAGCGCAGACAGAGGCTTGAGGAGGCATTCGGCGTAGACAAGGGGAAGATAAAACCATTTGAGGAGGAGGACCGCGGTGAAGACCGTAGTTGACACATATGCTTGGATTGAAGTCTTCATCGGAAGCGAATGTGGAGAGAAGGCGAAGGAGATCATCCAAAAATCTGAAGAAGTATACACCCCAGACGTCGTTATCGCCGAAGTAGCCCGCAAATATCTGAAAGAAGGGGTGAAGGAGCAGACGATCCTCGAACGCCTAGCAACAATAGAAGAAACCTCAGAAATAACCCCCATAGACAAGAATATTGCTCTGGAATCCGCAAAATGCTATTTGGAACTCGTAGATAGAGCTAAAGAAAGAAAACTTAAAGCCCCGAGCCTCTTCGATGCCATACTACTTGCTACCGCAAGAACACTCGGCGCCAAACTACTCACAGGCGACGAACACTTCAAAGGCATCGACGAAACAATATGGATAGGGCTTTGAAGCAAACCACACGAGATTACGATGGTGGAGGGTTCTTGCTCAGTGTTTGTAGTAGCCCGAGCCCCTCTCAACTAAAACGTATTCGCCTCTCTTATACTCTTCTTCGGCTCTTCTTATCCTACGCACCCCCTCCTCATCCCTGAGCTCTTCGAGTGTGGCAAGCACCTCCTCGATCCTAACCAACCCTTCGTGAAGCTCCTTCAATAGCTCTTTAGGGATGATGACTGACTCGCCCGAACTACACACCACGACTTTTCTTACAGTAGCAGCTTAACGTTTGCCATCCTACATTGATTCGAACATCTTCCCATATCCTGCCTCTATGAATTGTGGACCGATGAGTTCGACGCCTTGCCTAAGCCTCTTACCGTAGCGCTCAGCTAAAACGACAGGAGACCTGTCCCCACATCTGAATGTTTTGCACTGCTGTTAAAGTTGCATTTTCCGCGTTTCATTAGCCTGCCCTCATAGGGAGCTAGGCTTCCTGAGCAGAGAGGGCGGGTCTTGGTAGGGTGTTTTCATATACTTGCCGCTTAGGTAACGTTTGTCTTTCAAGTGAGTGAGGCTAGACGCGCCGTTGGGAAGGTTTATATTGTAAGTATGACTTTTTCAAATTTGTAGGTTGAACTTGGAGATAATGAGGAGGGTTGGTCAGAAGGGGCAGATCGTCATCCCAAAGGTCATTAGGGAGTTTTTAGCGGTCGGGCCAGGAGACGCGGTCATCTTGGAGGTTAGGGGCAGGGAAGTCCTAATTAGACCTAGGGTAGAGCCTGTAAAATTCGTTGAAGACTTCTGTTTAACAGGGTGGAGGAAGCTTGGCGATAAAATCGATCTAGAGAAGCTACTCGAAGAGGAGGTCGAAGAAAGGTTTGTTCTACATTGATTCTAACATCTTCATATACCCAGTCATCTACAATGAAGACGCCATCTCAGAGTCGAAGAATTGCAAAAGCTTCCTCTTGAAGATCGCATCTGGGGGAGTGGAAGCGTACACATCGGTCATTACTTGGGATGAAGTTACGTGGATCGCTAGAAGAATCTTAGGTGTTGAAGCCTCGGTAGCGCTGGGTAGAAAGTTTCTTAGGTTTCCAAACCTAAAGATTCTAGGAATCAGGAAGACAACTATCCTTAAGGCGCAGGAGGTGATGGAGAAGTATAGGCTTAGACCGAGAGATGCTATACACGCGGCTACCGCTATCGAAAACAAGATAACTACCATCGTAAGCTATGATAGAGGCTTCGACAGCGTTAGTGGGTTGAAGAGAATCGAGCCGCAAATTGAAACCTAGTTAAGGTTTAAGAAAGAAGCCAAAAAGAGCGTTAAATCTGGGTTCAACCTAATAACCGAAGATGTCTACGTCGCTTCCCCGCTTCCCTCACCTATAGCTAATGAGCCGAATCGCCAAAACCACACATCACAATTCCTCTTACCCTAGCAGCTTAATTAACGTTTATCATTCCTACATTGATTTGAAAATCATCTTCCTATATCTTGTCATCTACGATGGAAACTGGTTTAAAAATCACTTAAGAACCTCTATGAACTGTAGACTGGTGAGTTCGACGTCTTGCCTGGGCTCAACACCCTCAACCTCCAGATAGGCTTCGATAGCCTCTCTAACGCGCTTCATCAGCTCGTCTAGTGTCTTGGCTTGCGTGTGGCAGCCAGGTAGCTCAGGAACCGAAGCGATGTAGTATCCGTCTTCATCACGCTCAACGATCACAGCGAACTTCAACCAAACCTCCCGCTAAAGCTGCCTAGACTTTAGACTAAAACATTTCTCCGAAATCTCTTGAGACCACTTCTCACCCCCCATCGTTTTTATATCTTCACACTCATGTAGGATGTTACTTTTCTTCACGATTTACGCCGCTGAGATTAGAGGACCCCAATCGCCTTAGGGCTAAACTAAATCAGTATCTGGAATTTCTAGTGGAGTTCGCTGGAAAGTGCAGGGGAGTGGAGCGTATGCAAGTAAACATGCCTCGAAGGGGGAATACGCAACCTCCAACCTAATGATCTATCACATAGTGGTGATGATCGTGGCTTTCTTTGTCGCCCCTTGTTTAAACATTTTTTGATCGCTGATATCTGGATAGGAGTAGTTAACGGGAGACCAGCACGTTAAATGAGAGGAAAATGACCTACTACCAACCATATATGAGCGTTCTTGGTGTTTTCTTTCCTCTTAACCTAAATTTGAGCGTCAAAAGTGATTTCATCGCTTGTCTGTAAGCGAGGCTAGTTT
The Nitrososphaerota archaeon DNA segment above includes these coding regions:
- a CDS encoding VapB-type antitoxin, with product MSETTTIRVSKRTLRMLEKLRQKLGASTLDETIKLFISWQRRQRLEEAFGVDKGKIKPFEEEDRGEDRS
- a CDS encoding type II toxin-antitoxin system VapC family toxin, translating into MKTVVDTYAWIEVFIGSECGEKAKEIIQKSEEVYTPDVVIAEVARKYLKEGVKEQTILERLATIEETSEITPIDKNIALESAKCYLELVDRAKERKLKAPSLFDAILLATARTLGAKLLTGDEHFKGIDETIWIGL
- a CDS encoding AbrB/MazE/SpoVT family DNA-binding domain-containing protein, which codes for MNLEIMRRVGQKGQIVIPKVIREFLAVGPGDAVILEVRGREVLIRPRVEPVKFVEDFCLTGWRKLGDKIDLEKLLEEEVEERFVLH
- a CDS encoding type II toxin-antitoxin system VapC family toxin — protein: MFYIDSNIFIYPVIYNEDAISESKNCKSFLLKIASGGVEAYTSVITWDEVTWIARRILGVEASVALGRKFLRFPNLKILGIRKTTILKAQEVMEKYRLRPRDAIHAATAIENKITTIVSYDRGFDSVSGLKRIEPQIET
- a CDS encoding type II toxin-antitoxin system HicB family antitoxin: MKFAVIVERDEDGYYIASVPELPGCHTQAKTLDELMKRVREAIEAYLEVEGVEPRQDVELTSLQFIEVLK